The Chryseobacterium shigense region GAGAATTTCCGGAGCTTTCATTTTTTTATCTAATTGTCATTATCATCGAGTAAATGCCCAAAGAAGTCTTTTTTAGTCTGCAGATAGCCTTTACTTATCTCATTTGCCGGGATCTGTAAAGGAACCCTTGAATTAAGGTGGATATTGCTGTTTTCGACGTATTTTACCTTTTCAGGATTGTTAGTCAAAAGATTGATGTCTTTTACCTCTAAAAGGTTAAGGATCTCAATGGCTACTCCAAAGTTTCTGTCATCAGCAGGAAGGCCCAGTTCCAGGTTAGCCTGTACGGTATCAAGACCCTTTTCCTGTAGAGAATATGCTTTAAGTTTGTTGATGATTCCTATATTTCTCCCCTCCTGGCGAAGGTATACAATAATTCCGCCGTTCTCGTGGGTATATTTCATTGCGGCATCCAGTTGCTGCCCGCATTCACATTTTTTTGAATGGAAAACTTCTCCGGTAATGCATTCGGAATGGAAACGTACGTTCACCGGTTTTGAAAAATCTGTATTTTCTGCTACGATGGCCATGTGCGGCATCCAGTCGTTTTCGTTTTCGGAGAAAGCGATCATTCGGAAAGAGCCGTGCTCTGTAGGAACATTGGCTTCTGCCTGAATTTTAATCATTAATAGTGGTTCGTTTTTAATTTCCTTTTAAAGAATCTTCGATTACAGAAATATTGGTTTTTAAGCGAACCAGATATCTGTTAAGAACTTCATCATCATCTTTATCAAGCTGCTGTCTGAGTTTTTGAATTTTCTTATACGATTTTTCGAAATTTTTAATGGATCTGTTTTTTCCTGCAGGATTATTGGCATCAATAGCATATAGGTAATTCTGAAGGCTGTATTTCAGGCTTGTTATCTCATCATTCAAACCGTTATTTTTAAACTTTGGAAAAGTGGAAATAAGATTTGAAATTTCAGAAGCGTTTACATTTTCTTTGATATTGATGTCGAAGCCTTTTTTTGCTCCTCTGTCGGAATCAGAACCTTTGGTTTCGCTATAAAAATTATTCGACAACGGGGAAAGATTAAGCTTCTCCGTTGCGCAGGAAGTTATGATTAACAGTAGTACTCCAAAAAAAAATAGTTTTCTCATTTTTGCTGCCCCTTTTGATAAAGGATCGGGTTAAGACTATCATCGTTATACATTTTCATTTGTTTGTATACTTTCATCTTAACATTACCGCATTCAATATCAGTAAGCAACTGATCTATAGAAGTTGATAGGTCTTCTTTCTGAGTAAGCAGTACATCCAGTTTAGCCTGGCAGTTGGCACGGTGCTCTTCAGAAGCGGATTCTCTATTGGCTTCTAATGACATATGATAAACCTTTAATGCAAGAATTGATAATCTGTCTACAGCCCAAGCGGGAGTTTCAGTATTGATTTTTGCATCAGGTTCTGGAGTTATATTTTCAAACTTTGTAAGGAACCAGCTGTCGATAAATTCAACCAGATCTGTTCTTTTCTGGTTGGATGCATCTATTGTTCTCTTCAGTTGAAGAGCTTCAGCAGGATCAATATTTTCATCTCTAATAATATCTTCCAAATGCCATTGAACGGTATCAATCCAGTTCTTTGCATACAAAATCCGTTCCAAACTGTCTTTTTCGAACGGGTTATTAATTAGAGTGTTAACGTCATCGGACACGTGATAGTCTTCAATAGATTGATTGAAGACTTTCCATGCAGTCTCGGTAAAATTCATTAATTCTGAGGAATTTTAGTTGCTTGTAGTATTGTTATTGTTGGTAGAAGAGGCTTTGTTTTCAGAACCTGGTTTGTCTTCTTCCTTCACGGCATCTTTAAATTCCTTGATTCCTGAACCAACTCCTCTCATTAATTCCGGAATTTTCTTTCCTCCAAACAGCAATACAAGAAGTATAGCCACGATAAGGATGTGCTGCCAAGATAAGGCTAGTATTGTTAGTGTGTTCATCTCTTAAGATTTTTACAAAGTTACGCTTTTTTTAATATGAAATCCAACCTAACGGATCAACTGGCGTATTTCCGTTCCATACCTGGAAATCAAGGGTGTAAGAACCATCGAAGTCCTGGGCTACCGTACCTACGGGAGTGCCGGAAGACACCTGCTGTCCTTTGGATACACTTACGTTTGCCAAATTGGAATAGATTGTAAAATAGTTTCCATGCTTCACCATAACGGTTTTTGTTCCGTCACTGTTGGCCAATACAGAAGAGACTGATCCCGGATATACAGATTTAGCACGGGTTCCTGATGGTACTGCTATTTTAATTCCTGTATTATCCTCAACAATATTTTTGAAAACCGGGTGTGGCTGTCTTCCAAATCGGTGGGTAATCTGTCCTGCTCTGTCTGCAGGATAGCCAAGTCTTCCTCTGCTGTCTGCAAAGCTGCTACCGGTAGTTGTGGTAACTCCATAGCTGGTCATTGCTTTGGTTTCAGCGGCCTTTTTCTCTTCTTCTTTTTTCTTGTTTAGTGCGGCTTCTGCGGCTCTTGCTGCGATAAGTTTGTCTGATGCTTCTTTTGCTCTGGCATTGGCCTCGTCTGATGCTTTTTTAGCAGCTATTCTTCGTGCTTCGTCTTTTGCGCTGGCTTCGGCTCTTGCTGCCTCTTCACTTCGTTTTCTTTCTTCTTCTGCTCTTTTTGCGGCTAATTCTGCTGCTTTTTTAGCTTCAGCTTCGGCTATTTTCCTTTCTCTTTCCAGTGCTTCGGCTTTGGCTTTTGCTTCGGCTTCAATTCTTGCTTTTTCTCTGTCTGCAATAATTTTAGCCATACGGATTTTTTCAGCTTCTGCTTTTCTTCTTGCTTCTTCTTCAGCTTTTGCTATTCTGATTTCTTCCGCAATAATGGCTCTGATCTGTCCTTCCAAAGCTTTGGACTGCACCTGCTTTTGTTTAAGCTCTACAGTAAGTTTGGCTTCATTCTTCTTGAAATCTGCCAGCAGCTGTTCTTTCTGTGCCCTTTCTACATTGATGGTTGCCAGATCTTTCTGCTGATTAACCAGAAGATTGTCTTTTTCTCTTGCAGAGTTCTGTTTTTGCGCGATTGATTTTTTGATCTGTGCTGCTGCATTGCTTATCTCTGCAGCTTTTTTATCCTGATAATCAGCATACTGCTTTAAGTACTGTACTCTTCTTATAGCTTCTCCTAAGTTTTTGGATGAAAGAATGAAGGTTACTTTGTTCTGTACTCCTTTGTTTTTGTATGCATTTACGAGAACTTCAGCATAGTTCTTTCTCAGAACTGCCAATTCTTTGTTTTGGCGGTTGATTTCCAGCTGACGCAGATAGATCTCGTCTTCAATAAATCTTTTTTCTTTCTGAGTATTGGTATAAACCTTTTCTCTTAAAGTTAATTTTTTATTGACGTTATCAAGGTAGGCAACTGAAAGTTTGGATTCAGTTCTGGTTTTTGCCAGATCTGTATTTATTTGTACAATTTGTTTTTTAAGATCGGCATTCTGTTTCTGAAGCTGTTCCTTGCTCTGCTGTCCCTGATGCAGGCCGAACATGAGGATACCTATTAAAAAGCTAAATTTTCTAATCATTTAATCTCGATTTTCTTATAACTGGATGGTACAGAATAAGGTGTTTCCATCCTCGAAAAGTCAAATTTCGTGTTTTCCAGTAAAATCTGACTAGATTTTGAACCTTTTATAATTATTTTAACATTTTTTGGAAGGCGGATTCCGTTGTATTCATTCCAGTTACTGTAAGAGATTTCCAGTTCGTCAGCAGACAAAACATCCTTTAAATTTACGCTCAGAAGATCATAATTGGTGTCATAATTAAGAAGAACTTTATATTCTCTGGTTTTCTGATCGGTCTCAATTTTCTGGTTGTTATTGGAAACCATTTTAAAGCCCTGCGCATTTCTGGTAAGAGTAAACTGTGAATCACTGATTTTTATAAAAGTTCTGCCCATCAGTATTTTTTCCAGCGATTTATAATCGATGAAATTGACGTTAAGCAGGTTGTTTAAGTAGTCAAAATCTGAATCAATGTAGGTTTTACTGGTTTTATCCTGGCCTTTGATACCTTCAGGAGTAGCAATACCTTTTGCAACGGTAAAGAAGAACGCCTGAAGATTCATCCAGACCTTTGTATTATTTTCAATATAAATAACAGCATCCAGGGTTGGGATAAAGTTTCCGGTTTCCACATTCACTTTACTGTTGATCTTGATCTGATCAAATTTTGGAGGGATAAGTACATGTTCATAAAAGGTAAGTTTGTCTCTTACCGGTTCATTGGCATCTTTAGGATTTCTGTTATCTTCCTCTGCTATAATTGTGCTGTCCTGTTTGTTGCCATTATTGTGTTTGGCAGCATTTCTTGTTTTACAGGATGACAGGGTAAGGAATATGAGAAGTATCGGGATCCAGTTTTTCATGTATTTATCTTTCAATTAAAAGGTACGCTGCAATATTAACGCCAAACCACACAAGAAATATTGTGTGGCCTGGGGTATGTTGTTTTAAATCAGGTATTTCTGATCTTATCTGGATAAAAAATCAAGAACTGAGTAGTCTCCTAAAGAA contains the following coding sequences:
- a CDS encoding DUF4292 domain-containing protein, with translation MKNWIPILLIFLTLSSCKTRNAAKHNNGNKQDSTIIAEEDNRNPKDANEPVRDKLTFYEHVLIPPKFDQIKINSKVNVETGNFIPTLDAVIYIENNTKVWMNLQAFFFTVAKGIATPEGIKGQDKTSKTYIDSDFDYLNNLLNVNFIDYKSLEKILMGRTFIKISDSQFTLTRNAQGFKMVSNNNQKIETDQKTREYKVLLNYDTNYDLLSVNLKDVLSADELEISYSNWNEYNGIRLPKNVKIIIKGSKSSQILLENTKFDFSRMETPYSVPSSYKKIEIK
- a CDS encoding DUF4254 domain-containing protein translates to MNFTETAWKVFNQSIEDYHVSDDVNTLINNPFEKDSLERILYAKNWIDTVQWHLEDIIRDENIDPAEALQLKRTIDASNQKRTDLVEFIDSWFLTKFENITPEPDAKINTETPAWAVDRLSILALKVYHMSLEANRESASEEHRANCQAKLDVLLTQKEDLSTSIDQLLTDIECGNVKMKVYKQMKMYNDDSLNPILYQKGQQK
- the ribA gene encoding GTP cyclohydrolase II, whose translation is MIKIQAEANVPTEHGSFRMIAFSENENDWMPHMAIVAENTDFSKPVNVRFHSECITGEVFHSKKCECGQQLDAAMKYTHENGGIIVYLRQEGRNIGIINKLKAYSLQEKGLDTVQANLELGLPADDRNFGVAIEILNLLEVKDINLLTNNPEKVKYVENSNIHLNSRVPLQIPANEISKGYLQTKKDFFGHLLDDNDN
- a CDS encoding M23 family metallopeptidase, whose protein sequence is MIRKFSFLIGILMFGLHQGQQSKEQLQKQNADLKKQIVQINTDLAKTRTESKLSVAYLDNVNKKLTLREKVYTNTQKEKRFIEDEIYLRQLEINRQNKELAVLRKNYAEVLVNAYKNKGVQNKVTFILSSKNLGEAIRRVQYLKQYADYQDKKAAEISNAAAQIKKSIAQKQNSAREKDNLLVNQQKDLATINVERAQKEQLLADFKKNEAKLTVELKQKQVQSKALEGQIRAIIAEEIRIAKAEEEARRKAEAEKIRMAKIIADREKARIEAEAKAKAEALERERKIAEAEAKKAAELAAKRAEEERKRSEEAARAEASAKDEARRIAAKKASDEANARAKEASDKLIAARAAEAALNKKKEEEKKAAETKAMTSYGVTTTTGSSFADSRGRLGYPADRAGQITHRFGRQPHPVFKNIVEDNTGIKIAVPSGTRAKSVYPGSVSSVLANSDGTKTVMVKHGNYFTIYSNLANVSVSKGQQVSSGTPVGTVAQDFDGSYTLDFQVWNGNTPVDPLGWISY
- a CDS encoding twin-arginine translocase TatA/TatE family subunit encodes the protein MNTLTILALSWQHILIVAILLVLLFGGKKIPELMRGVGSGIKEFKDAVKEEDKPGSENKASSTNNNNTTSN